CTCGTCCAAGTCCTGAAGATGATCCGGTGACGATACAGACTTTGTTGAGTAGACGCTGGGATGACGTTGTTTCTGCCATTTTGATCGAGTGAGTTTGGGAAAATGTTGCTGCACCCTCTCCTTGCAAGATTGTTCGCTGGTTATCTTATATACTAAAACTCTACATAAAGAGCTTTCTGAGAGTTTGCATGTATAATGTTTTCTAATAATCTGATTGCTTAATTTTTAACAAATTCAGCTATGTTGCCCGCATCATaggcagatgcagctagTCGGAAGCCTTTCCCTTTAGACTCGGCTTACTTTCCACCGTAGATTATTAGCGTAGGCAGGTGAACCGAAGCAATTACATTACATACGAGGTGCGTGTATCCGCGATGCGCTTTTGTCTCGTTTAATTGAATGGTCTTTTCAATAGTTCTTTTAGCTATAATTGTCTACATATTTTAGCTAAAGATCCATTCTGGATCTTTATCACTACTCCGCCTAGCCAACAAATCTGTAATTCGCGAAGCATGGTGGCTTGTCGTCCATCCAAGGTCTCGTTCAATGCTGGACAAAAGCCCGAGCACCACCTGAAGGTCTTGCGAATCGGTAAATACTTGTCCCGCTACAAAGAGAGCTTGCACAGAGTGCACGCGCACCGAATCCGGAGGGTTTGTTAGGCTGATGCCGCAAATTTCCCGAGCGTGGCGGAGAGCCTCACGCTCACTTTGTCGATACGAGTCTAGACGCGCAGAAACGGACGATCGTACTGCGGTGGACTCTTGAGGCTGATTTGTTAGTAACAAAATGCAGGCCATGTGATAGCTCTGCATTGTTGCGGCACATATCGGCGCTTCGTACCATATCTTCTCAAAGTTTAGAGGGCAactctcttcctcctcttcaaccgCTCCAGTCATTTCAGCACCAGTGGTTCGGGCACTCGGGTTGAAGCTGGCTGGAAGGCTACAACGCCAGTTTTGAAGCTCTCTAATGAGGATATTCCAtctctccagcagctgctcttGTGTTACACCGACTAGGGGTCGCTGCCCTGGCGGAAGAGCATAGTGCTTAGGATCTAGGGCATCTCCAGCGGCAATGTGGTTCGCAATTTTACCCAGCAGCCAGACCAGTTCATTACTTCTTgcatcctcttcaacatcaGCAGCGTTTGAGATGTAAAAGGGCATCAGTGATCCATGTTCGTCAGTGACAAGACCTGCATTTTGCCATAGACGAATATCTTTCAAATCCAGTCGCGTCTGCGTCTCACTTATGACTGCTAAGAATTAGGACCGTCAATTTAAAGTAAGTAATATGCAAATAAACTTACAGGAGCAGAGCAAATCTTGTCTAGCCAGGCTCCAGAATATCGGTCCCGACACAGGAGCCCTCGGAATTGAGATGGGGGAGCCCAGAATTAACTCGGCATCCGGTCTTGGGCTGAATAGCGGTAGAGCGCTGAGATGGGCACTCCAAGCTGTGCCTGGGGCGTCCATCAGCTCATACGTGCATAGTATTGTTATAGAAGCAAATAATTCTTCTTTATCGGCATCGTCTGTTTCAAAAGCTCCTAGATTGATAGCGATTTTGAGATGCTTTATAGCATAACCATAATGTTTAGCAGATTGATAATGCCAGTCAACTCTGTCATCAAACGGAGACAAGAGAATACGTCTCTCATCTGAAAGCTCTCCATATCGTCGAGTCATATTTGTTTGACAGTGCCCCAGGTGCTTGGCCGCGAGAGCACACACGGCGGATTTCAACAAGGGTTTTGTGGCTGCCATGACTGTTACCTTGTGTGAGAAGTAGGCTCCAGTATCAAAAGTATCCATCCTAACCTATTAGTACTTAGATTATTCAAGGAGTTGTTATTCTGCCCTCACCATTGTCCAGGTCCTTCTTTGAAGTGTCGCAGTAATCGCAAGGTCAAGATATTGTCATGCGAATCATCATTTGATCGAGGTATAGCCAGGGGTTCATCCCCATTTAGAGTT
The sequence above is drawn from the Trichoderma breve strain T069 chromosome 5, whole genome shotgun sequence genome and encodes:
- a CDS encoding fungal zn(2)-Cys(6) binuclear cluster domain-containing protein translates to MRSYSGCVTCRHRKLKCDEERPVCQNCTKSSRDCRYVERAVFRSFDSSVLLNGKLKNSVDTREPFDDNQTWLSIPRRRLVTFINIEDPYDYDSPSLPECDLENLDHSVAHNLDDETTQTPHTGKDETSDRDGDNLTHFSRTLNGDEPLAIPRSNDDSHDNILTLRLLRHFKEGPGQWMDTFDTGAYFSHKVTVMAATKPLLKSAVCALAAKHLGHCQTNMTRRYGELSDERRILLSPFDDRVDWHYQSAKHYGYAIKHLKIAINLGAFETDDADKEELFASITILCTYELMDAPGTAWSAHLSALPLFSPRPDAELILGSPISIPRAPVSGPIFWSLARQDLLCSFISETQTRLDLKDIRLWQNAGLVTDEHGSLMPFYISNAADVEEDARSNELVWLLGKIANHIAAGDALDPKHYALPPGQRPLVGVTQEQLLERWNILIRELQNWRCSLPASFNPSARTTGAEMTGAVEEEEESCPLNFEKIWYEAPICAATMQSYHMACILLLTNQPQESTAVRSSVSARLDSYRQSEREALRHAREICGISLTNPPDSVRVHSVQALFVAGQVFTDSQDLQVVLGLLSSIERDLGWTTSHHASRITDLLARRSSDKDPEWIFS